From the Agelaius phoeniceus isolate bAgePho1 chromosome 28, bAgePho1.hap1, whole genome shotgun sequence genome, one window contains:
- the LOC143696020 gene encoding uncharacterized protein LOC143696020 yields the protein MSLCVLTHILQDKDLLLPFTALKLAEPLLPHFENDNSHVQLLSIQLFCKVMELVVEEGEELLTTVVNQSLLPLFLRWHDENLQVAKASGQALLCAARFLRRRDLEELLTKERRTKFAESLLLQDESRAAEQLRWALPRLRSPQRPLREAAVRFIGLAGVLMMGQKEELQVLTEALQALKEDESPSCMSKLLQMTFERRSTGLCWSAGSDVPASIGDFQCPLKMGVR from the exons ATGAGCCTCTGTGTGCTCACACATATACTCCAGGACAAAGACCTCCTGCTACCCTTCACCGCCCTGAAGCTggctgagcccctcctgccacACTTTGAgaac gacaacagccacgtgcagctgctctccattcagctcTTCTGCAAGGTGATGGAGCTGGTAGTGGAAGAGGgggaagagcttctcacaaCAGTCGtgaaccagagcctgctccctctATTCTTGCGCTGGCACGATGAGAACCTGCAGGTGGccaag GCCTCCGGCCAAGCCCTGCTTTGTGCGGCACGCTTCCTGAGGAGGAGggacctggaggagctgctgacgAAGGAGCGGCGGACGAAGTTCGCCGAGAGCCTG ctgctgcaggacgagagccgagcggccgagcagcTGCGCTGGGCCCTGCCGcgcctgcggagcccacagaggcccctgcgagaggcggccgtccggttcatcg GGCTGGCCGGAGTGCTCAtgatggggcagaaggaggagctccaggtccTCACTGAGG ctcttcaagccctGAAGGAAGATGAGAGCCCATCGTGCATGAGCAAACTGCTTCAGATGACCTTTGAAAGAAGATCTACAGGACTTTGTTGGTCTGCTGGATCAGATGTACCGGCGTCCATCGGCGATTTCCAGTGCCCATTGAAGATGGGAGTGAGATGA